ctctgaataaaattcatgcttgtgtgggagagagacacgctccgctctttcatgtgaacactagtgttcttcgcgttacttttaatgttcatggcgaaggttgaaactacttcgttcattgttatatggttggaaacagaaaatgcttcatgtgataattggtatattgtcttgaataatttgatacttggcaattgttgtgctcatatagatcatgtttaagctcttgcatcatgtactttgcacctattaatgaagaactacatagagcttgttaaaacttggtttgcatgattggtctctctagagtctagatattttctggttaaggtgtttgaacaacaaggaagacaatgtagagtcttataatgtttgcaatttgttcttatgtaagttttgctgtaccggttcatacttgtgtttgcttcaaacaaccttgctagccaaagccttgtactgagagggaatacttctcgtgcatccaaaaccttgagccaaaacctatgccatttgtgtccaccatacctacctactatgtggtatttctctgccattccaaagtaaattactctagtgctacctttaaaatttcattccttgtctttgcaatatatagctcatgggaaaatagccttaaaaactattgtggtattgaatatgctgattatgtatcttatttcttataagttgcttgttgagcggtaaccatgtttctggggacgccatcaactttttacacctttgttgaatatcatgtgagttgctatgcatgttcgtcttgtctgaagtaagggtgatttatcatgattaaatggtttgagtatgcatattgttagagaagaacattgggccgttaaccgaagccatgaatcatggtggaagtttcagtttggacactaatcctcaatctcttatgagaatattatctgttgttgaatgcttatgcattaaagaggagtccattatatgttgtctatgttgtcctggtatggatgtcctaagttgagatctatcaaaaacgagaaatcaaatgtgatctatctccttggacctttgtacaggcggcatagaggtacccctttgtgacacttggttgaaacatatgttatgcaatgataatccgtgttaatccaagctaattaggacaaggtgcgagcactattggtattctatgcatgaggcttgcaacttataggatgtcttatacataacacatatgaattattactaccgttgacaaaattgtttctatgttttcaaaatgaaaagctctagcacaaaaatagtaatccatgcttccctctacgaagggccattcttttactttatgttaagtcagtttacctacttctttctatcttagaagcaaacacttgtgtcaactgtgtgcattgattcttacatgtttacttattgcacttgttatattgctttatgttgacaactatccatgagatatacatgttacaagttgaaagcaattgctgaaacttaatcatcctttgtgttgcttcaatgccttctactttgaatctattgctttatgagttaactcttatgcaagacttattgatgcttgtcttgaaagtgctattcatgaaaagtctttgctatatgattcagttgtttaatcatcatctttaccattgctttgaatcacttcattcatctcatatgctttacaatagtattgatcaagatcatgttggtagcatgtcacttaagaaattatccttgttatcgtttacctactcgagggcgagtaggaactagcttggggatgcttgatacgtctccaacgtatctataatttcttatgttccatgctagttttatgacaatacctacatgttttattcatactttatatcgttttgatgcattttccggaactaacctattaacaagatgccgaagtgccagttcctgttttctgctgtttttggtttcagaaatcctacaaaggaattattctcggaattggacgaaatcaacgcctagggtcttatatttcacggaagcttccagagagccagagagggaccagaggggagccctgggggccccaccctacctggcggcgcggccaagggggggctatGGTGTGggaccaccaggactccaccgacatcgcccttccgcctatatattctctccgcctcaaaaaccctaaaaacataagccacgggacgagaaaagttacgcagccgccgccatcgcgaagccaagttcgggggacagaagtctctgttccggcacgccgccgggacggggaagtgcctccggaaggcatctccatcgacatcaccgccatcttcatcgccgctgctgtctcctatgatgaggagggagtagttctccatcgaggctaagggctctaccggtagctatgtggtttatctctctcttatgtacctcaatacaatgatctcatgaactgccttgcacgattgagatccatatgatgagctttgtatcactattaatctatgtgctactctagtgatgttattaaagtagtctattcctccttcatgatgtaaaggtgacggtgtgtgcatcatgtagtacttggcgtaggttatgattgtaatctcttgtagattatggagttaactattactatgatagtattgatgtgatctattccccctttcatagcttaaaggtgacagtgtgtatgctatgttagtactcggtctaaattgcaacggtctattatgctctagaggttacttaaatatgaacaccgaatgttgtggagcttgttaactccggcttgagggagctcttgtagccctacacaatgaatggtgtttgttatccaacaagagagtgtatgtagcacaagtgaggagaagttatttatttgttatgtgatcaatgttgagagtgtccactagtgaaagtatgatccctaggccttgtttccaaatactgcaaacatcgcttgtttattgttttactgcatctttacttcctgcaacattaccaccatctataccacctgtgttttactatctcttcgctgaactagtgcacctatacatctgacaagtgtattaggtgtgttggggatacaagagacttcttgtatcttaattgtagggttgcttgagagggatatctccgacctctacctctctgagttcgataaaccttgggtaattcacttaagggaaacttgctgctgttctacaaacctctgctcttgaaggcccaacactgtctacaggaatagaagcgtgcgtagacatcagttgccaacgtatctataatttttgatgatccatatgcttgttttacaccaatttctacatgttttgtctacacttcgtggcacttttatgcattttccgacactaacctattaccaagatgccacagtgccagttccctgttttatgctgttttgtatttcagaaaagttgtacaggaaatattctcggaattggacgaaacaaaagccgaagttgctattttaccgaaacgaagacgggGTCCAGAGGAGAACGGAGGGGGGGTGGCCAGGGGctggccagaccatgcctaggcgcggcctggccctggcccgcgcctagggtgaTGTGGGGCCACCTGGCCTCCACCGATCtttcccttccgcctataaattgcctccgacgctaaaaccctaaacaaccagcttccatccatgaaaagttccatcGTTGCCGCCATCGTCCAGACTAGTTTCGGGCGTTCGAAGTTCCTGTTCCgacaccctgtcgggacggggattgacccccatagccatctccatcgactctaccgcctccacttcgactccatgattgTTCCTCAGTAGTTCCacctggactacgggttctcggctgtagctagttggtactctctcccatgtacttcaatacaatgatctcatgaggttccttacatgattgagatccatatgatgcaattggtattgtgtttgttggtatccgataaattgtggaattgtgatcagattgttcatcatattatcatactactgttatttaaaatcttgcatgctctccagtaTACTTGTAGTTACCCTGATTAATTAGTTGtctgtatctccaagagggagtatttaagctcgatagtgggttcatgcctctagttttctggaagagtgacaataacttctaagattgtagatgtgttgttgctactagggagaaaacaacaatgttttgtctaaggataattctattatttactttacacacattgcttaatgcgataatctgttgcttgcaacttaatactggaaggggttcaaatgataacctgaaggtggattattagtcatagatggagttggattacggtctatgtattatgttgtaatgcccaattaaatactacagtaacatttatcttatcatagcatgcattgtaacaattatcaattgcccaactgtaattgttcacccaacacatgttatttggagagttaccactagtgtagatagctgggaaccccggtccttctgtcatcatcattgctctacagtcaactcCGCACTGGAATACTTTCTGGtaccattacctctgtgttactgctactgctgctgtgttactattgccattgctctcatattactgctgctttcacaccaCCCTTGTTATTagcgcttttccaggtgcagctgaattgacaactcagctgttaagacttataagtattatttacctccccttgtgtcgaatcaataaatttgggtttacttccctcgaagactgttgcgatcccctatgcttgtgggtcatcaaggtgtGGTTCAGTTAATGCCCCACGGGTGTCTCTCTCAACGGTCTATTAAAGTATGCCCACGAGCTGTAGATATCGAATGATCTTCACCAAACTCAAACTCAGAGTGTCCTTGTTGTAAAATCTAAGGATTGTAAACAATAGAGGAGTTGCCATCCAATTCCAGTGATGCAACCCGAACAACATAAAGACCGCATCTTCAACAATGTGATCATCTGATAATGACAATCAAGTGCAAGTCAGGTGTAGTTTTTAGGATGATCATGCCCAATTGAGGCTATTGCACTACCACTGTTTTGCATTGAGGCCAAACAATAACTTAGAGCACTCACCTCAATCATGTTGTCCAAAATCTTTAAACATACATAATCTGAGAGCTTCGAACCACCACCACGATGGCAACATAACGTAGATTAACACATGGATTGATTTGGTGGCAATAAATTGTTTCTCAACCTCCAAAACCGCAAGCATCTTTGAGGCAAAAATAATTTGATCCTGGAAATTCCAAGAACCTGCCTTAGTTGCACATCCCCGCAACATGTCCTGATGAAATGCACCAAATTCATAATCTTCATCACCCATGCTACTCAGATGAATAACAAGCCAATCGCAAAACAGAGGCTCGACCCCCATATACAGAAACCTCCAACTGCTTGGTCATTGGATTTCAAAGGCAGAGCTTGAATATGAGGTGGACACACCATTGACTTTGAACACACAACACATGTCATGAAATCAAAGGCGATATAATGTCCTCTAGGCACGTGGCAACAGACGATAGCCGACCCCGGCCCGCCCCCAATGATGACTGCAAGTGCACAGATCAATTGTAGCTTGTTTCAAAATAGAGCTATTGGTTGAGCCCCATATTGGTTGAGGTCTTTATTCCTCTCATTACTATCTATCAAATGATACTTGTAAGTTTCCTTTGATCTCATGCAGGAGTGTATAAAAGAGAGTTGTGTTTgtttgcaagaaagtaaatgaaaACAAGTAAAGTAACGAATACGTTGGGATTTGTGTTGGAAATCAATAAAGCTAAAATGTTCTCGGGGATGTAGGATACACCACTAACATGTGATAATTAATTATGATTAGGATAACCTATCTATTTCGTCATGATATGTATGGGGAGAGCTCCATAGTAAGATGTTCACCTCCAAGTCTCACGAGCAACCGCTGCTAGAGTCATGTGATGAggtcatctctaaataaccacTCCAATACTGCGAGCAACTCACTTGTACATACCATCACAATTAAGGGTTCCCACATGGATATCTTATGAGCTTAGTGGATCTCTCCTTATCCCCCTTTGTCCGCCCAGGTTGTAAGCCAATACTTGTAGTCACAAGTAGCACCAGGCATACTCCCATACACATCCAAAGAGTTCAGTATCGAAGGCAAATGTTATGTGCTCGACTCTACATAAAATTTAAAGAGAGAAATATAACACAATATCAAAGATCAAGTAAAGATCAAAGACCAAAGTTATAGATCATCTTTATTTCACTTCATAATaatgctagggtttctccatctcacCAAGAAcaaggtgaactactcacacgtaCATGGAGAAAATCAACAACATCATCATATTCAAATGGATGGATTGCAAAGGTAATAATGGGATCAAGTGCAAAACCACAATTGTACTTGGAATTACAACAAGATCTAAATGTATAAGAGATGGGatgatgttgttgatgaagatgcagcggttgatgatgagagtgatgatgcggTGTCCTCTGATGATCCGTGAAGCATCAAGGATTTTCCCTTCTCCAAGTTCCCCCTCCAGATCCCTTCTTGGCGTGGTGTTTCGTGGCTAGAGGTGTCTGCGTATGTCTGTTCTCAGATCTGTCTTTGAGACGTGGGTATATTTGACGAGACGGTGCTCCTGGCGGGCTGTACGAGCAGATGGTACTGTCGGTCTTTGCCCCTATCGATGCTCAATAGACTCGCAGATTCTTTCCTCCGCGTCCTCTCTTCACCCAGGTGCGTGGAAAATTATTTAAATGAATTGGAAATATCATATTAATACATTATATGATAGTCCCAATTGATATATTCATAAAAGACTTGAGAAATTGGGATCATGTTGAAACAAGGGTAAAAGATGCGCGGGAGTGCCGTAAAATACCAAAATCCTATATCTACTTATGCAAAAACAGGAGGTAAGTATGCTTCAAATATGGACTGCATCATGTCTAGAGGCATCAGTGGCCTCGCTGACCATGGCCTACCTCCACGGCGAGTCTTGCTAGAACTCCCAGTCGAGGGACATGCGAGAGCAACACCTTATTGGACATGAGCGTGAGGGAGAAGGAGCATGAACCAACGGGAGCTTGATCTCCCCCAACATGGCCACCATGGACACCACAGGGAGGTAGAAGAAGAATGTAAACTCCAGATCTACATTATTTATGAAGCTAAACTTACATGCACACGAAAGGGTAAAGAACCGAATCTCCATTACCCTCGCCACCGACCGCCATGGCCACCGATAACAGGGATGGGAGAGGCCGGAGGGGCTGCAGGAGGGGATGTGACATGGGTTATCGCCACATAGGGCAGTGTTTGCGGGGGTAAGCTCTCACCACAAGTTGGGACTGAGTTGGGCAAAATGGAGAAGGAGAGAACAATCCGCTAGAGGCTAGAGGAGAATACGGAATACGATGATGAAAGGAAACAACTGAATGAGGAGAGGAAGAGGTTGGTGTACATGTTTTTTTTATCTTCTAAAAGCTAGTGATACGAACAAGAAAAGGATGAAGATGATCAAACATATTTGTGATGAATGAGTTGTTTTTTCCTTCGGATCTTTTGAGCAGGTGTGCTGAAAAGCCGTATTTGTCAAATTCTCGGTCTTCTAGTTGTAATattatttgaatttttggatgagACTAGTTGATATTGAATGTTTTAGGAAGAATATGGTACACCATTCCAGTTGTAATAACTTTGAGAAAGTTATTTTTGGTCGGAGAAAGTATTGTTTTAGAAATTGAAAAAAAACATATTGAGTCGACGGTATGGAGGTTGCTGGTGTGGGCAGCATGCCCTAAATCTGAGAAAGTCTCTGCCGGCGCTCGCAAAGTGAAGATGGCCTAAGAGTTAAGCGTACATTATGAGGTacagttgttgtagttgttgatgTGACAAAATGACCCTGTTCTAAAAATTCAACACAAAATGAACCAGATCTAAAACCACGCCGTCGTGGGGTATATCGTCATGGTCCTGTGACGCAATGACTTTTGTGCTCTACCCAAGACGCCATGCACTGTATGTAATCACGACGCCCTACACATGGCGCCATGAAGAAAGATTAAATTAGAAAAAAATCTGATATCTTTTGCGTTGAAGTTTCTGAAAAGGCCAAACCTATCCATTTTCACCTGCCTGCTCCAGTGATCCTCCAAGTCTCCGCCACGTTACCATCGCAGTCCCATCTTTCCCCAAGAAAAAGGCGCCACAACTGCGTGCACAGCCGCGGCGGAGGGAGGGGCCCTCCGGCGAAGTGGACGTGGGGTTGCGGATGCGCGCGGCTGACCAGGAGCGGCCGGAATACGCCGTTGCTTCCGCGTTGCTGCCACTCTGTCTCCAACGTGCCCACGAGGGACAACCGCGCCGCGCGCACGCACGCACGCGGGAAAAAACCGTCGTCCTCCCAACGATTTGTTTAACCAGTTTCGATCCACACCTCCTCGTTCGCTTCTCCCTTCGGATTCAGACCAAGCAAAGCGATAAAGAAACTGAGCAAGACTTGAACGCagaggcgaggaagaagaagacaagtCAAACGACTCGTGCTGCTCCCCTGATCCTTCTCGCTACCTTCATCTCCTTCTCCGCctacccctcctcctcctcctcctcctcctcctcctctcttaaCTGCGCTCGCCACCGCCGCCTCCACACCACCGCCTCCTCTCCTTTACCTTTCCTCGTACTCGTCCACTGGTGGCCGGCGCTGCAGCTGCTTCATCGCTTCGCTTGCTCTGTTTGTCGGTCGACCCAGGCTTCCATCTTATCTGCACAGGTGATTCTTGCGCTCTCCTTCTCAGTTCAGTTCCTCCAGCTCTGATTCATCTGCTGCcgcgtttgtttgtttgtttctttgtTTGGGGGTGGTTTTGATTCCACGGATTGACCTTTGCCGGATCGAGCTTTGTGGGGGTGGTTCTTTCTGAGATCTTTTGGGCGAGAAAAAGGGGAAAAGTTCCACTCGCAGGCCTTTGCGACCCTTTATcacgttttttttttctttttgaattGCCCATCAGTTCATCTAGCTTCGAATTCGCAAGGATTTCGGGTGCTATTGACCTTTTTCATTTGATCTAAAAAAATCCAACTTCAGTTCCGAATTCGATGGCTTAATATGAATTTTCTCATCTTCAACGGGGATAGCTGGACCAATAGTTTGCGTTAGCTGTTTGTTCCTTTCCGACAGATAGGGCCGCGTTCGCATTGGTAGCTCCACATTTTCATGTCTTCTTGCCCGTACTTTTTCTTCTTTCTAAATTGTACATCAGTTCATCTAGATTCGAATTCGCAAGGATTTCGGATGCTATGACCTTTCTCTTTTGCTCGTCAAAATCCAACTCTAATTCCGAATTTAGATGGCTTGTAAGGAATTTTCTGATCTTCAACGGGGGATAGCTGGACCATTGGTTGTGTTAGCCGCTTGTTCCTTTCAGACAGATAGGGCCGCGTTCGCCTTGGTAGCTCCACATTTTCATGTCTTCTTGCCCGTACTTTAGGGTGTAATCATAACCGAGTTAGTTAGGATAATGCTAGCTAAACAAAATGGTGGTAGTTCAGCTTCAGCTTTCTGTTAGTATAAAATTTGGAATTCCAATAATTGAAGAAACATAGACGAATGTTCTTCGATAGAGCCAGGTAGTATTTATTCTCTCATCTTCAAGTCCAACATGTGTTTTTAAATTGGCGCCTTGCTGTTGTCGACCACACAATAATTGACAGCTGAGCCAGAAATCTCTAGGCTAATGGGTTGCCAATACACCTCTCTTTTGGATCAtctattgttgcaatggaagtatAGTTATATTGTTTTCTGATATCCTACTACATATATCTCTTGCAGGAGTTCCTTCCAATCTACCATAAACATGGATTGCTGCTTTATGTTCCGAAAGAGATCTCAGCCTGTTGAAGGCGATGATGGTGAGTACCTTCTGCATATCTAAGCATGCCTGCTCAAACAATTTTCCCTGCTTATACGATTTCTTCTGCTGTTCTTTTTTCTCAGATGTACACAGTGTGAAGGTCTTTTCTTACAACGAGTTGAGGAAGGCAACTCTAGATTTCAGCGGGGCAAACAAGATTGGAGAGGGTGGTTTTGGCTCCGTATTCAGGGTAAATATGCATGAGCTGCTACCTACTTCATCAGTGTCTAATAGTCTTGACATTATCAAACACCTTTCGCTAACATTTCATTTTGCTTCATCAGGGAATGCTCAAAGACGGCAGATTAGTTGCAGTGAAGGTGCTCTCAGCGACTTCAAGGCAAGGTGTCCGAGAGTTCTTAACTGAACTTACGGCAATTTCTGACATCAAGCATGAAAACCTGGTCACGCTTATCGGCTGCTGTGCTGAAGGGTCCCATAGGATCCTCGTTTACAATTACCTTGAGAAAAACAGCCTTTCACAGACGTTGCTAGGTAACATTTTGTTCTACCGAACATGTCAGTCGTTCATCTTTCCATTCCTTCATTGATTATCATAATAACAGATGTTCTGGATGTGCTATTGCAGGGTCCAACTACAGCAGCATTCTGTTTGATTGGAAGGCCCGCGTCAAAATTGCCGTGGGTGTTGCCCGTGGACTTGCATTTCTACATGAGGAGATCCGTCCTCACATTATCCACAGGGACATAAAAGCGAGCAACATTCTTCTCGACAAGGACCTTACACCTAAAATTTCTGATTTTGGGTTGGCGAGGCTCCTCCCTCCCAATGCAACTCATGTGAGCACCCGGGTGGCAGGCACATTGTAAGCATAACTCCCAATCCCCTGATTTTACAGCCTTCTTTCACAGACTGAATTTCCTGTTCTGACTTGCAATTTCATTTTTGTTTAGGGGATACTTGGCTCCTGAATATGCTATCCGAGGTCAAGTGACGAAGAAGTCCGACATCTATAGTTTTGGAGTTCTTCTCTTGGAAATTGTTTGTGGCAGGTGCAACACAAACACAAGATTGCCTAGTGAAGACCAATTTCTCCTTGAGAAGGTAAGCTCTATTTGTTGCAGATAACATCAACAACCTGTAAATACAAATTGGCGTCAGTTTCATATCACATTTGCAGCTACTAAAATATAAGTTCATCGACCAGATTTTGAGGGGGAAATGCTGAATttgacaaaaccttcatcgaccaAATTTTGAGGGAATAATGCTGAATTTGACAAAACCTGCTCCATTTCCCTTTTGCAGACATGGGCACTCTATGAGCAAGAACATCTAGAAGAAATCATAGATGCCGATATAGACAATGATCAGGACATCGAGGAGGCATGCCTGTTCGTGAAGATTGGCCTCCTATGCACGCAAGACGCGATGGCTCGCCGTCCCCACATGA
This region of Lolium perenne isolate Kyuss_39 chromosome 2, Kyuss_2.0, whole genome shotgun sequence genomic DNA includes:
- the LOC127336147 gene encoding cold-responsive protein kinase 1, with amino-acid sequence MDCCFMFRKRSQPVEGDDDVHSVKVFSYNELRKATLDFSGANKIGEGGFGSVFRGMLKDGRLVAVKVLSATSRQGVREFLTELTAISDIKHENLVTLIGCCAEGSHRILVYNYLEKNSLSQTLLGSNYSSILFDWKARVKIAVGVARGLAFLHEEIRPHIIHRDIKASNILLDKDLTPKISDFGLARLLPPNATHVSTRVAGTLGYLAPEYAIRGQVTKKSDIYSFGVLLLEIVCGRCNTNTRLPSEDQFLLEKTWALYEQEHLEEIIDADIDNDQDIEEACLFVKIGLLCTQDAMARRPHMSAVVRMLTGSKRVSMEKITRPAMITDFADLKVSSKPQEVNRASPNTSRSFSTTEVTEPLFSSSDTPTQVSV